A single window of Synechococcus sp. C9 DNA harbors:
- the cas2 gene encoding CRISPR-associated endonuclease Cas2: MERLMVVSYDIPSNRRRRKVAELLEGYGQRVQYSVFECWLSAEKLTELQKRLKRRIKIEEDSVRFYPIPTYALEQIIVWGGRPLSEPQGSTVI, translated from the coding sequence ATGGAACGGCTGATGGTTGTGAGCTATGATATTCCTTCCAATCGGCGGCGGCGTAAGGTGGCTGAGCTATTAGAAGGATATGGTCAAAGGGTGCAATATAGTGTCTTTGAATGCTGGTTATCAGCAGAAAAATTAACCGAATTGCAAAAAAGATTAAAAAGACGCATAAAAATTGAAGAAGATAGTGTACGATTTTATCCCATTCCCACCTATGCGCTGGAGCAAATTATCGTTTGGGGTGGCAGACCCTTATCAGAACCACAAGGTTCAACAGTGATTTGA